In one Nocardioides luteus genomic region, the following are encoded:
- a CDS encoding alkene reductase, whose product MTSLFDRHHLGPLTLPNRIVMAPMTRARGTADGLATPSMATYFAQRATAGLLISDGIAPNRVGTSNPNTAGLRTEVEAASWRQVTDAVHINGGRIFAQLMHGGRISHESISGLQPVGPSAVAAAADVFTPTGPQPAPVPRALETAEVAEQAGSYAEAARRAVGAGFDGVELHGANGYLISQFLSTNANLRTDRYGGSVANRIRFAVEAVEATVDAVGGDRTGIRLSPGAGLWDVAEPDHAELYAALLTELNRLGLAYVHIEATTDEATLLDLRKRWDGTMIVNPSSWLTRGEAAFGDRPTDLASADRWLGLGADLVSFGRAYLANPDLVERLRRRLPLAESDPATYYTGGDAGFLDLPAHHQVA is encoded by the coding sequence GTGACCAGCCTCTTCGACCGCCACCACCTGGGCCCGCTGACGCTGCCGAACCGGATCGTGATGGCGCCGATGACCCGCGCCCGAGGCACCGCCGACGGCCTCGCGACGCCGTCGATGGCGACGTACTTCGCGCAGCGGGCGACCGCCGGCCTGCTCATCTCCGACGGCATCGCCCCCAACCGCGTCGGCACCTCCAACCCCAACACCGCGGGACTGCGTACCGAGGTCGAGGCCGCCTCCTGGCGGCAGGTCACCGACGCGGTCCACATCAACGGCGGCCGGATCTTCGCCCAGCTCATGCACGGCGGCCGGATCTCGCACGAGTCGATCTCCGGCCTCCAGCCGGTGGGCCCGTCCGCTGTCGCCGCGGCGGCCGACGTCTTCACCCCGACCGGGCCCCAGCCCGCGCCGGTGCCGCGTGCCCTGGAGACCGCAGAGGTCGCGGAGCAGGCCGGGTCGTACGCCGAAGCCGCCCGCCGTGCGGTGGGCGCCGGGTTCGACGGGGTCGAGCTGCACGGGGCCAACGGCTACCTGATCAGCCAGTTCCTCTCGACCAACGCCAACCTGCGCACCGACCGCTACGGCGGCTCGGTGGCCAACCGGATCCGGTTCGCCGTCGAGGCGGTCGAGGCGACGGTCGACGCCGTCGGCGGCGACCGCACCGGCATCCGGCTCTCGCCCGGCGCCGGGCTCTGGGACGTCGCCGAACCCGACCATGCCGAGCTGTATGCGGCTCTGCTCACCGAGCTCAACCGGCTCGGGCTGGCGTACGTCCACATCGAGGCCACCACCGACGAGGCGACCCTGCTCGACCTGCGCAAGCGGTGGGACGGGACCATGATCGTCAACCCGAGCTCCTGGCTGACCCGCGGTGAGGCGGCGTTCGGGGACAGGCCGACGGATCTGGCCTCCGCGGACCGCTGGCTGGGACTGGGCGCCGACCTGGTGAGCTTCGGCCGGGCGTACCTCGCCAACCCGGACCTCGTCGAGCGCCTTCGTCGCCGGCTTCCCCTCGCCGAGTCCGACCCGGCGACCTACTACACCGGTGGTGACGCCGGCTTCCTGGACCTTCCCGCCCATCACCAGGTCGCCTGA
- a CDS encoding DUF5302 domain-containing protein, whose product MTNDDLKAKMREALEKKNNQDHAHAESAGAKEKAHGSEVVGGAPKMHRRKAGGGGS is encoded by the coding sequence ATGACCAACGACGATCTCAAGGCCAAGATGCGCGAGGCGCTGGAGAAGAAGAACAACCAGGACCACGCACACGCCGAGAGCGCCGGGGCCAAGGAGAAGGCGCACGGGTCCGAGGTCGTCGGCGGTGCGCCGAAGATGCACCGCCGAAAGGCGGGTGGCGGCGGCTCCTGA
- a CDS encoding glycosyltransferase family 2 protein has translation MSSSWSLRRRRRLAEEAGDTIVATPRIAVLTIARDEGEMLARWVDHYGRAAGHENLIVFDDGSTDGSTDDLPCTVQHLPGFRKGNFEVGRMSLASGVAQGLLGVYDVVIFTDVDEFLVPDPARYADLSDYLARRPERVIAPFALNVVHHTAVEGPLINGKPILGQRAYAQFAPLMCKPSVKRVPAAWSSASHGIRAPFVPDPGLFMLHMKFADVDLLRRQADRRNELAKAVGRGKGSSWGRSGDDLADLLTRVTASVSADVEEFDPTSVLPARLVREEKQKGLHRAVGAGHIDNLRNQPLLRIPERLHGMV, from the coding sequence TTGTCAAGCAGCTGGAGCCTGCGCCGTCGGCGCAGACTCGCCGAGGAGGCGGGCGACACCATCGTCGCGACGCCGCGGATCGCGGTGCTCACGATCGCCCGCGACGAGGGCGAGATGCTCGCCCGCTGGGTCGACCACTACGGCCGAGCGGCGGGTCACGAGAACCTGATCGTCTTCGACGACGGCTCGACCGACGGTTCCACCGACGACCTGCCGTGCACGGTCCAGCACCTGCCCGGCTTCCGGAAGGGCAACTTCGAGGTCGGCCGGATGAGCCTGGCCAGCGGGGTGGCCCAAGGTCTCCTCGGCGTCTACGACGTGGTCATCTTCACCGACGTCGACGAGTTCCTCGTCCCCGACCCGGCGAGGTACGCCGACCTGTCGGACTACCTCGCCAGGCGGCCCGAGCGGGTGATCGCTCCCTTCGCCCTCAACGTGGTCCACCACACCGCGGTCGAGGGACCGCTGATCAACGGCAAGCCGATCCTCGGCCAGCGGGCGTACGCCCAGTTCGCGCCGTTGATGTGCAAGCCGTCGGTCAAGCGGGTGCCGGCCGCCTGGAGCTCCGCCTCCCACGGGATCAGGGCGCCGTTCGTGCCTGATCCCGGCCTGTTCATGCTCCACATGAAGTTCGCCGACGTGGATCTGCTCCGGCGGCAGGCCGACCGTCGCAACGAGCTCGCCAAGGCGGTGGGCCGCGGCAAGGGCAGCTCGTGGGGACGCTCCGGCGACGATCTCGCCGACCTGCTGACCAGGGTGACCGCCTCGGTGTCCGCCGATGTCGAGGAGTTCGACCCGACCTCGGTGCTACCGGCCAGGCTCGTGCGCGAGGAGAAGCAGAAGGGGCTGCACCGCGCCGTCGGCGCGGGCCACATCGACAACCTCCGCAACCAGCCGTTGCTACGCATCCCGGAACGCCTCCACGGGATGGTCTGA
- a CDS encoding MaoC family dehydratase has product MSKTNPGNFFEDFQVGQVIEHATPRTVTEGDRAAYGSLYPTRFAVPSSAAFAASVGLGVHPVEELIGFHIAFGKTVPDVSLNAVANLGYAECRFHQPVVPGDTLSTRSEVIGLKQNSNGRSGVVYVRSTATNQRGEVAIDWARWVMVHKRDQEAAAPETVIPELAAVVDAKNLIVPKGLDFTSYDFTAAGEPHRLGDYEVGEKIDHVDGVTLTASEHQQATRLWQNTAKVHFNVEARPDGRNLVYGGHIISLARALSFNGLANAQLIAAINAGAHTSPAFAGDTVYAWSEVLDRVETDAPGVGALRLRLVATKGRDESMTLRGEDGKYAPGVLLDLDYWALIPV; this is encoded by the coding sequence ATGAGCAAGACGAACCCCGGCAACTTCTTCGAGGACTTCCAGGTCGGCCAGGTCATCGAGCACGCGACGCCGCGCACGGTGACCGAGGGAGACCGGGCTGCGTACGGGTCGCTCTACCCGACCCGCTTCGCGGTGCCCTCGAGCGCGGCCTTCGCGGCCTCGGTGGGTCTGGGCGTGCACCCGGTGGAGGAGCTGATCGGCTTCCACATCGCCTTCGGCAAGACCGTCCCGGACGTGTCGCTGAACGCGGTCGCCAACCTCGGCTACGCCGAGTGCCGCTTCCACCAGCCGGTGGTGCCGGGCGACACGCTCTCGACCAGGTCGGAGGTGATCGGCCTCAAGCAGAACTCCAACGGCAGGTCCGGCGTCGTCTACGTACGCTCCACCGCCACCAACCAGCGTGGCGAGGTCGCCATCGACTGGGCGCGTTGGGTGATGGTCCACAAGCGCGACCAGGAGGCCGCGGCCCCCGAGACCGTGATCCCGGAGTTGGCCGCTGTCGTCGACGCGAAGAACCTGATCGTGCCGAAGGGCCTCGACTTCACCTCCTACGACTTCACCGCCGCCGGTGAGCCGCACCGGCTCGGCGACTACGAGGTCGGCGAGAAGATCGACCACGTCGACGGGGTGACCCTGACCGCCTCCGAGCACCAGCAGGCCACCCGGCTGTGGCAGAACACCGCGAAGGTGCACTTCAACGTCGAGGCGCGGCCCGACGGCCGCAACCTCGTCTACGGCGGCCACATCATCTCGCTGGCCCGGGCGCTGTCGTTCAACGGCCTCGCCAACGCCCAGCTCATCGCCGCGATCAACGCCGGCGCGCACACCTCCCCGGCTTTCGCGGGCGACACCGTCTACGCCTGGTCGGAGGTGCTCGACCGCGTGGAGACCGACGCCCCGGGTGTCGGTGCCCTTCGACTGCGCCTGGTCGCCACCAAGGGACGCGACGAGTCGATGACCCTGCGCGGCGAGGACGGCAAGTACGCCCCCGGGGTGCTGCTCGACCTGGACTACTGGGCGCTCATCCCTGTGTAA
- a CDS encoding SDR family oxidoreductase, producing the protein MAGKKALFVSGSAQGIGKAIVEKFATEGWFVGVYDIDADLARDVAAILGSDNAIGGTLDVTDPASWKAALEEFATAAGGRLDLLVNNAGILRAGRLADVDLAQHHQTIEINVNGVINGCHTAYPYLRATPGSGVINVCSASAIYGQPEIASYSASKYAVRGLTEALELEWRKEGIRVQAVWPLWVRTALLEGNVASSHQTLGIRLTVEDVADQVWEMAQPRKGLLRLPKVHTTVGLPARALSTAADLAPNVFVREVNRLITRA; encoded by the coding sequence ATGGCAGGTAAGAAAGCACTCTTCGTCTCCGGCTCCGCCCAGGGGATCGGCAAGGCGATCGTCGAGAAGTTCGCGACCGAGGGCTGGTTCGTCGGCGTCTACGACATCGACGCCGACCTGGCGCGTGACGTCGCCGCGATCCTCGGCTCCGACAACGCCATCGGTGGCACGCTCGACGTCACCGACCCGGCCTCCTGGAAGGCGGCCCTGGAGGAGTTCGCCACCGCGGCCGGTGGTCGCCTCGACCTGCTGGTCAACAACGCCGGCATCCTGCGCGCCGGCCGCCTGGCCGACGTCGACCTGGCCCAGCACCACCAGACCATCGAGATCAACGTCAACGGCGTGATCAACGGCTGCCACACGGCCTACCCCTACCTCCGGGCCACCCCGGGCTCCGGCGTCATCAACGTGTGCAGCGCGAGCGCGATCTACGGCCAGCCGGAGATCGCCTCCTACAGCGCCTCCAAGTACGCCGTGCGGGGGCTCACCGAGGCGCTGGAGCTGGAGTGGCGCAAGGAGGGCATCCGGGTGCAGGCGGTCTGGCCGCTGTGGGTGCGGACCGCGCTGCTCGAGGGCAACGTCGCCTCCTCCCACCAGACGCTCGGCATCCGGCTCACCGTCGAGGACGTCGCCGACCAGGTCTGGGAGATGGCCCAGCCGCGCAAGGGACTGCTCCGGCTGCCCAAGGTGCACACCACCGTCGGCCTCCCGGCCAGGGCGCTCTCGACCGCTGCCGACCTCGCCCCCAACGTGTTCGTCCGCGAGGTCAACCGGCTCATCACTCGGGCGTAG
- a CDS encoding histidine phosphatase family protein: protein MALYLVRHGTTEWSLNGRHTSRTDLPLLPEGEEAAKLLASRLQDQKYAAVLTSPRQRALRTAELAGFPDAEVTEDLVEWDYGDYEGITTDEIHRTDPGWSLWTGSTPGGEAAASVQERLGRVVKAARERDGDTLVFSHGHALCALAAVWLELPVTEGRLFRLDTATVSMLDAHHGQPVVKQWNT from the coding sequence ATGGCGCTCTACCTCGTCAGGCACGGCACCACCGAGTGGTCCCTCAACGGCCGGCACACCTCCCGCACCGACCTTCCCCTCCTGCCCGAGGGGGAGGAGGCGGCCAAGCTGCTCGCGTCCCGCCTCCAGGACCAGAAGTACGCCGCGGTCCTGACCTCCCCGCGACAGCGGGCGCTGCGTACGGCTGAGCTGGCGGGCTTCCCCGACGCCGAGGTCACCGAGGACCTGGTCGAGTGGGACTACGGCGACTACGAGGGCATCACCACCGACGAGATCCACCGGACCGACCCCGGCTGGAGCCTGTGGACCGGGTCGACGCCCGGGGGAGAGGCGGCGGCCTCCGTCCAGGAGCGGCTCGGCCGGGTCGTGAAGGCTGCCCGCGAGCGCGACGGCGACACCCTGGTCTTCTCCCACGGACACGCGCTGTGCGCGCTCGCGGCGGTGTGGCTGGAGCTCCCGGTCACCGAGGGACGGCTCTTCCGGCTCGACACCGCGACCGTCTCGATGCTGGACGCGCACCACGGCCAGCCCGTCGTCAAGCAGTGGAACACCTAG
- a CDS encoding DUF6758 family protein, translating into MALAVGCPRCATPVASIGAGGTRSCPEHGVVTPLWHTDVASYEDLVQVLSLAGDVPTYVPWPIESGWSIADLAVVGDEGKGAATLVTVTGVTPDDGQVEMTVVTEEAGVGLGARCARTEGPDPGIDACTGPPTTRVRVGGQLVPLWPITQWTNGAEEWERSVMVGEAAGRWLWLVFRPATAMLTLQDGWHLRQVGDLGVQMVELPFGGPGGSWSNSP; encoded by the coding sequence GTGGCACTTGCGGTTGGCTGTCCACGCTGCGCGACGCCGGTGGCGAGCATCGGCGCCGGCGGCACCCGGTCCTGCCCAGAGCACGGCGTGGTGACGCCGCTGTGGCATACGGACGTGGCCTCCTACGAGGATCTGGTCCAGGTTCTCTCGCTGGCCGGCGACGTACCCACCTACGTGCCCTGGCCGATCGAGTCCGGCTGGTCGATCGCGGACCTGGCCGTGGTCGGCGACGAGGGCAAGGGAGCGGCGACCCTGGTCACCGTGACCGGCGTGACGCCCGACGACGGCCAGGTGGAGATGACCGTGGTCACCGAGGAGGCCGGTGTCGGGCTGGGCGCACGGTGCGCGCGCACCGAGGGACCGGATCCCGGCATCGACGCCTGCACCGGGCCACCCACGACGCGGGTCCGCGTCGGCGGGCAGCTGGTGCCGCTGTGGCCGATCACCCAGTGGACCAACGGCGCCGAGGAGTGGGAGCGGTCCGTGATGGTCGGCGAGGCCGCCGGCCGCTGGCTGTGGCTGGTCTTCCGGCCGGCCACCGCGATGCTGACGCTGCAGGACGGCTGGCACCTGCGCCAGGTCGGCGACCTCGGCGTCCAGATGGTCGAGCTGCCCTTCGGTGGCCCCGGTGGATCTTGGTCGAACTCCCCGTAG
- a CDS encoding PHP domain-containing protein encodes MRIDLHTHSRVSDGTDSPTELIQAAKAAGLDVVAITDHDTAASWDEAAAAAAEAGIELVRGMEISANHAGHGVHLLAYLPDRTYPPLVEELARVLAGRDGRLPLMLDRLARLGIEVSLEDVAAVSGDAAASGRPHLADALVAKGYVLSRDEAFNRYLGAGKPAYVNRYAAPLEPMIRTVAAAGGVTVIAHPWGRSGREQPDEAALSALVDAGLSGLEVDHQDHTPETREKLRVIARNLDLVVTGSSDYHGTGKVGHHLGVNTTAPAEYERLLERAAAASAASGRTTPEVVR; translated from the coding sequence GTGCGCATCGACCTCCATACTCACTCGCGGGTGAGTGACGGGACCGATTCGCCCACCGAGCTGATCCAGGCGGCGAAGGCCGCGGGCCTCGATGTCGTCGCGATCACCGACCACGACACCGCCGCCAGCTGGGACGAGGCGGCCGCTGCGGCCGCCGAGGCCGGGATCGAGCTCGTACGTGGCATGGAGATCAGCGCCAACCACGCCGGGCACGGTGTCCACCTGCTGGCCTACCTGCCCGACCGGACCTATCCGCCGCTGGTCGAGGAGCTCGCCCGCGTGCTCGCCGGCCGCGACGGACGGCTGCCGCTGATGCTGGACCGGCTGGCCCGCCTCGGCATCGAGGTGTCCCTCGAGGACGTCGCGGCGGTCTCCGGCGATGCCGCCGCCTCGGGGCGCCCCCACCTCGCCGACGCGCTCGTCGCCAAGGGGTACGTGCTCAGTCGTGACGAGGCGTTCAACCGTTATCTCGGGGCCGGCAAACCTGCGTACGTCAATCGCTACGCGGCCCCGCTCGAGCCGATGATCCGCACCGTCGCCGCCGCCGGCGGAGTCACCGTGATCGCCCACCCGTGGGGCCGGTCGGGGCGCGAGCAGCCCGACGAGGCGGCCCTGTCCGCACTGGTCGACGCGGGCCTGTCGGGGCTCGAGGTCGACCACCAGGATCACACCCCGGAGACCCGCGAGAAGCTGCGCGTGATCGCCCGCAACCTCGACCTCGTGGTGACCGGATCCAGCGATTACCACGGCACCGGGAAGGTGGGTCACCATCTGGGAGTGAACACCACTGCACCGGCCGAGTACGAGCGGCTCCTGGAGCGGGCCGCCGCAGCCTCGGCGGCCTCCGGACGCACCACCCCCGAGGTCGTACGGTGA
- a CDS encoding MarC family protein, which yields MTEIFVSTFVTLFVIMDPVGTIPIFLSLTAGQSPGKQRRAALLAVAVSFLVITIFALFGQAILHFLHISLEALQCAGGLLLLLVALELLTDNFDDPVAAAGANVAMVPLGTPLLAGPGAIVATMVFTQEVDSVGSAFGLGLGLAVVHIALLIAMIFSIPILKVLKESGVLLITRIAGLLLSAIAVQMVADAVTTFIANA from the coding sequence GTGACCGAGATCTTCGTCTCCACGTTCGTGACGCTCTTCGTGATCATGGACCCGGTCGGGACGATCCCGATCTTCCTGTCGCTGACCGCGGGACAGTCACCGGGCAAGCAGCGCCGCGCGGCGCTCCTCGCGGTCGCGGTCTCGTTCCTGGTGATCACGATCTTCGCGCTCTTCGGCCAGGCGATCCTGCACTTCCTGCACATCTCCCTCGAGGCGCTGCAGTGCGCCGGCGGCCTGCTCCTCCTGCTGGTCGCCCTCGAGCTGCTCACCGACAACTTCGACGACCCCGTCGCCGCCGCCGGAGCCAACGTGGCGATGGTGCCGCTCGGCACCCCGCTCCTGGCCGGCCCCGGCGCCATCGTCGCCACCATGGTCTTCACCCAGGAGGTCGACTCCGTCGGGAGCGCCTTCGGGCTCGGCCTCGGACTCGCCGTCGTCCACATCGCCCTGCTGATCGCGATGATCTTCTCCATCCCGATCCTGAAGGTCCTCAAGGAGTCCGGCGTCCTGCTCATCACCAGGATCGCCGGTCTGCTCCTCTCCGCGATCGCCGTCCAGATGGTCGCCGACGCGGTCACGACGTTCATCGCGAACGCCTGA
- a CDS encoding SDR family NAD(P)-dependent oxidoreductase, giving the protein MSNPTALITGATAGIGLAFAQQLAARGHHLVLVARDEERLNRVAKDLTEAHGVDVEVLRADLTDSADLARVETRLADFDHPVDLLVNNAGHGLKHRFLDNTADEETAMAEVLVIAPLRLSHAALGAQVTRGHGGIINVGSVASYLPRGTYSAAKAWINSFTEWAHNEYAGKGIKVMALLPGFTKTEFHERLGSGYDSAPAWMWLDVDDLVREALDDYEDDKTFSIPSKRYKALATVARAVPSGVLQKFQSLGRK; this is encoded by the coding sequence ATGTCGAACCCCACCGCCCTGATCACCGGCGCGACCGCCGGCATCGGACTCGCCTTCGCCCAGCAGCTCGCCGCGCGGGGCCACCACCTCGTGCTCGTCGCCCGTGACGAGGAGCGTCTCAACCGCGTCGCCAAGGACCTCACCGAGGCCCACGGCGTCGACGTCGAGGTGCTCCGCGCCGACCTGACCGACAGCGCCGACCTGGCCAGGGTCGAGACCCGGCTGGCCGACTTCGACCATCCGGTCGACCTGCTCGTCAACAACGCCGGCCACGGCCTCAAGCACCGGTTCCTCGACAACACCGCCGACGAGGAGACCGCGATGGCCGAGGTGCTCGTCATCGCCCCGCTACGCCTGTCCCACGCGGCGCTCGGTGCTCAGGTGACCCGCGGCCACGGCGGCATCATCAACGTCGGCTCCGTCGCCTCCTACCTCCCCCGCGGCACCTACTCCGCCGCCAAGGCCTGGATCAACTCGTTCACCGAGTGGGCCCACAACGAGTACGCCGGCAAGGGCATCAAGGTGATGGCCCTGCTGCCCGGGTTCACCAAGACCGAGTTCCACGAGCGCCTCGGCTCCGGCTACGACTCCGCCCCGGCCTGGATGTGGCTCGACGTCGACGACCTGGTCCGCGAGGCCCTCGACGACTACGAGGACGACAAGACCTTCTCGATCCCGAGCAAGCGCTACAAGGCCCTGGCCACCGTCGCGCGAGCGGTTCCCTCCGGCGTACTCCAGAAGTTCCAGTCGCTCGGCCGGAAGTAG
- a CDS encoding L,D-transpeptidase, whose amino-acid sequence MSRPLRRIKMLFAASLLTSAGLYGGIEIVAEPEADGRTAVADNGMKMGVDDEARTPVWPHEAQREAGINRYVDARTAAREKVLPADSGRGRRAVFSISRQRVWMVSAADKVRRTYPVSGSVYDNLEPGTYKVFSRSKHARGIDDSGTMQWFVRFAKGPRAAIGFHNIPVDKGKRVQTRAQLGTPLSHGCIRQAEPDAKAMWRFARLGTKVVVIP is encoded by the coding sequence ATGTCCCGGCCCCTCAGGCGCATCAAGATGCTCTTCGCCGCGTCCTTGCTGACCTCGGCCGGCCTGTACGGCGGGATCGAGATCGTCGCCGAGCCCGAGGCCGACGGCCGGACCGCCGTGGCCGACAACGGCATGAAGATGGGCGTCGACGACGAGGCGCGCACCCCGGTCTGGCCGCACGAGGCCCAGCGTGAGGCGGGGATCAACCGCTACGTCGATGCTCGGACCGCGGCCCGGGAGAAGGTGCTTCCCGCCGACTCCGGCCGGGGTCGCCGAGCGGTCTTCTCGATCAGCCGTCAGCGGGTCTGGATGGTGTCCGCGGCCGACAAGGTGCGGCGTACCTATCCGGTCTCGGGCAGCGTCTACGACAACCTCGAGCCCGGCACCTACAAGGTCTTCTCCCGCTCCAAGCACGCGAGGGGGATCGACGACTCCGGCACGATGCAGTGGTTCGTACGCTTCGCCAAAGGCCCCAGGGCCGCGATCGGGTTCCACAACATCCCGGTGGACAAGGGCAAGCGCGTGCAGACCCGCGCGCAGCTCGGCACACCCCTGTCGCACGGGTGCATCCGCCAGGCCGAGCCGGACGCGAAGGCCATGTGGCGCTTCGCCCGGCTCGGCACCAAGGTGGTCGTGATCCCCTAG
- a CDS encoding DEAD/DEAH box helicase: MTTFKDLGVHPEICAPLERKGITTPFAIQEMTLSVALQGTDLIGQARTGSGKTLAFGIPVVQRSVSPKDRDYIDLPQGKPQALIVAPTRELAMQVSAEISMISEDRGLRVLTVYGGAGYEPQIEALEKGVDIVVGTPGRLIDLANRKVLDLSHVHALVLDEADEMLDLGFLPDVEKLVTLTPETRQTLLFSATMPGAIVALARSYMRHPMNIRAESAAERETVPATAQFVYQAHDLDKPEMIGRLLQCEDHDKVVVFARTKRQAQRVADDLAERGFPASPLHGDMQQAARERVMQKFRDGKVEVLVATDVAARGIDVTGVSHVVNYTTPDDEKTYVHRIGRTGRAGASGVAVTLVDWADLHKWKMINKALDLPFDDPQETYSSSEHFLHDMGIPKGTKGRIKKATPEKPKDKDAGTDGEKRERAPRNRNRQRTRSRGGQVVEQSAAPGAEATASAKPAEGEAGAEGSAPRRRRRRRSSGSGGSSAPKADA, translated from the coding sequence ATGACAACGTTCAAGGACCTCGGGGTGCATCCCGAGATCTGCGCTCCGCTCGAGCGCAAAGGCATCACCACCCCGTTCGCCATCCAGGAGATGACGCTCTCGGTCGCCCTGCAGGGCACCGACCTGATCGGCCAGGCCCGCACCGGCTCCGGCAAGACGCTGGCCTTCGGCATCCCGGTCGTGCAGCGCAGCGTGTCCCCCAAGGACCGCGACTACATCGACCTTCCGCAGGGCAAGCCGCAGGCGCTGATCGTGGCGCCGACCCGCGAGCTCGCCATGCAGGTCTCGGCCGAGATCTCGATGATCTCCGAGGACCGCGGCCTCCGCGTGCTGACCGTCTACGGCGGCGCCGGCTACGAGCCCCAGATCGAGGCGCTGGAGAAGGGCGTCGACATCGTCGTCGGCACCCCGGGCCGGCTGATCGACCTGGCCAACCGCAAGGTCCTCGACCTCTCCCACGTGCACGCGCTGGTCCTCGACGAGGCCGACGAGATGCTCGACCTCGGGTTCCTGCCCGACGTGGAGAAGCTGGTCACGCTGACCCCGGAGACCCGCCAGACCCTGCTGTTCTCGGCCACCATGCCGGGCGCGATCGTGGCCCTGGCCCGCTCCTACATGCGCCACCCGATGAACATCCGCGCCGAGTCCGCGGCCGAGCGCGAGACGGTGCCCGCCACCGCGCAGTTCGTCTACCAGGCCCACGACCTCGACAAGCCCGAGATGATCGGCCGCCTGCTGCAGTGCGAGGACCACGACAAGGTCGTCGTCTTCGCCCGCACCAAGCGGCAGGCCCAGCGCGTGGCCGACGATCTCGCCGAGCGCGGCTTCCCGGCCTCTCCCCTGCACGGCGACATGCAGCAGGCCGCCCGCGAGCGGGTGATGCAGAAGTTCCGTGACGGCAAGGTCGAGGTCCTGGTGGCCACCGACGTCGCCGCCCGCGGCATCGACGTCACCGGCGTCTCCCACGTGGTCAACTACACGACCCCCGACGACGAGAAGACCTACGTCCACCGCATCGGCCGCACCGGCCGTGCCGGTGCCTCCGGTGTCGCCGTGACGCTGGTCGACTGGGCCGACCTCCACAAGTGGAAGATGATCAACAAGGCTCTCGACCTCCCCTTCGACGACCCGCAGGAGACCTACTCCTCCTCGGAGCACTTCCTGCACGACATGGGCATCCCGAAGGGCACCAAGGGCCGGATCAAGAAGGCCACGCCGGAGAAGCCGAAGGACAAGGACGCCGGCACGGACGGCGAGAAGCGCGAGCGCGCTCCCCGCAACCGCAACCGCCAGCGCACCCGGTCCCGTGGCGGCCAGGTCGTCGAGCAGTCCGCTGCTCCGGGCGCCGAGGCCACTGCCTCCGCCAAGCCCGCCGAGGGCGAGGCCGGCGCCGAGGGCTCCGCTCCCCGTCGCCGTCGTCGCCGCCGCTCTTCGGGCTCGGGCGGCAGCTCCGCGCCGAAGGCCGACGCCTGA
- a CDS encoding ferritin-like fold-containing protein, whose amino-acid sequence MVASSEFTGPQNPFDDPVYKAAVIDLLGAVAYGEVSAVERLTDDAKMAPSLEDKTALLAMAAAQHAKIQPVLDRLVELGVDPYVAMEPLREGFDEFHRHTKPADWWESLVKAYVGDGLANDFYREVARYLDEETHKLVVTTLEDAGRADFVVDRVRAGIEADHLIGGRLALWGRRLMGEAIIQAQQVAATREGLSELITGGHLPGLDLGTIGEMLTRLTQRHVERMGKLGLEH is encoded by the coding sequence GTGGTTGCATCCTCAGAGTTCACGGGTCCTCAGAATCCCTTCGATGATCCTGTTTACAAGGCTGCCGTCATCGACCTGTTGGGTGCGGTCGCCTACGGCGAGGTCTCGGCCGTCGAGCGACTGACCGACGACGCGAAGATGGCTCCCTCGCTGGAGGACAAGACGGCCCTGCTCGCGATGGCGGCCGCGCAGCACGCCAAGATCCAGCCGGTCCTGGACCGGCTCGTGGAGCTCGGGGTCGACCCGTACGTGGCCATGGAGCCGCTGCGCGAGGGGTTCGACGAGTTCCACCGCCACACGAAGCCCGCCGACTGGTGGGAGTCGCTGGTCAAGGCCTACGTCGGTGACGGTCTCGCCAACGACTTCTACCGTGAGGTCGCGAGGTATCTGGACGAGGAGACCCACAAGCTCGTGGTCACCACCCTCGAGGACGCCGGCCGGGCCGACTTCGTCGTCGACCGGGTGCGGGCCGGCATCGAGGCCGACCACCTCATCGGTGGCCGGCTCGCGCTGTGGGGCCGTCGCCTGATGGGCGAGGCGATCATCCAGGCGCAGCAGGTCGCGGCCACCCGTGAGGGCCTCAGCGAGCTGATCACCGGCGGTCACCTCCCGGGCCTCGACCTCGGCACCATCGGCGAGATGCTCACCCGCCTGACCCAGCGGCACGTCGAGCGCATGGGCAAGCTCGGGCTCGAGCACTGA